tcttcttttttaaatatgttttgtatCAAAGTCTCTAATTTCTTTTGTTACAAACAAGAAGATAAGCTTTGGAGGCTGGAACATTGTCAGTCAGAGTTGTCTGGACTGACATCACCAGGCCCCAACCAGGAGTCAGGTCTTGGAGGTGGGGTTGTAAGTTTGTGCCAGGCGGCTGGGCCTCTTCTCAAAGGACCTGGCTGGGCTCAGCCTGAACATAGAATTGTATTCCTGTTGTTCCACCACCTGCTGGAAAACACTCTTCCAGCCGGTGTCATGATTTGGGTAGAGGGAGAGAGAGGAAGTGCTTTGACCaacaaagtaaagtttaaagttttctgtttCGTCTTCTTTCATAAGTGGCTGGGTCCTTTCAATAGATCTCCAGCCCCTGTAGAAACTTCACTATCAGAGACCTCAGCTAGGAAGAAGAAGTCCAGTAATTTTTTATACAAACGAAAATACAACACagcaaattagcataaaaagacaATCACACTTTGCAGTATAAATCAGttatatactaaaaaaaaaatattcaaaacgtGTGTATCTGATGAGATTAAAATCAGTCTTCAGCTGTATGCAGGTGGACACTCCCATCACGTTTGTACAGACACAAAACTGGTTGTGGTTTTGATCATGTGATCATGTTTCCTAAGGCTGGTGTCACTTCAGAGAACCAATCAAATGCTGTCTTGTCTCTATAAATGTGAAATACCATcagttgtattttcattcaagtCGAGAATCAGGCCATGATGGCTTCTAAATTCTTTGTGTTCTTTCTGACATGTTTGCTTGTCGGAACAAATGGTGAGTTATGGTTTTAATATTTGCATAGATtgcatagttttaaaaaatttcttCTATTTGTGGTTTTCAAATATATAATGTGTTTcttgctctttcttttttttaatttcaggacAGAGGATTTATTTGAAATCGTCCTCCTCTGTACcccagaaaaatgtatttttttcggTAAATGTTGGTCAAGCTGTTACTTTAGAATGTTCTTCTgaaaatcaaaattcaagacgGATCTTCTGGTACAAGCAAAGTTTAGGTAAAAACCCTGAACTCATATCCAGTTTCTATGTATATGACACAGAAGTAACCTTTTATGGTGAATTCAAGAACAATCCACGTTTCATACTGGACATGGAAAACCAAAATCATCACttacagatttttaatttgcaattttCAGACTCAGCTACTTATAACTGTGTTAGTCATGGATCTTACacactaacatttttgaaaagctATACCATCCATGTGAAGGATGCTTCTTTTTATCTCAGGGAATCAGTAGATCTGTTGTCCATGCAGGAGGCTGCATGGACAAGAGACTCTGTGACTCTGAACTGTACAGTACACACTGGGAGCTGTGATGGAGAACACAGAGTTTACTGGTTCAAAGACTCTGAAGACTCTCATCCAGGACTCATTTACACTGATGGAGGCAGGAATGATCAGTGTGAgagaaacaacaacacaaaaacacacagctgTTTCTATGAGCTGCCCATTGAAAACTTGAATGACTCCCATGTCCGGATCTACTGTGCTGTTGTCTCATGTGGACACATACTGTTTGGAAAGATGGACCTCAAAGGTGAGCTTTAGCTTTACAGAATAAAGTTTGTGAATAAGACAATGTTTAgattaatttaatgtaattttttttttttggtgtcagactctgcagctcctctgaaCTCTATGATTCTTCACACTTTGGTTGGATTATTGACCATCATGAGCGTCCtcgttgtttttctgctttttcttttgtggagGATCAACAAGAGAAACAACTGCACCTCCACAGGTACACAAACTTATTTCACTGTTCTACAAGCGGGTTCTTGAAGTAACACTTTTCCGTTTCATAACCAGAGGAAAGATCACCTGCTGCCCCCTTAAGAAGCACAGAGGTGAGACTCAACTCTCTTCAGTTCTCGTGTTCATCTTGGATTCACACTAAATTCAATCTGTAATTCTTTTCTGTCAATTTGGTTTCAGGCTGAGAACAAAGACACAGAAAGTCTCCATTATGCTGCTATGAATGTGAAGAGGTCCAACAGATCAAGAAGACAGAAGAACGACATAAACACAGAATGTGTGTATACGAGTGTGAGACAACAGATCTAAACCTGTAAGCCACTGACAAGATTTTAGTCACTGTTGTTAGCtac
This window of the Oryzias melastigma strain HK-1 unplaced genomic scaffold, ASM292280v2 sc00231, whole genome shotgun sequence genome carries:
- the LOC112139532 gene encoding uncharacterized protein LOC112139532; protein product: MASKFFVFFLTCLLVGTNGQRIYLKSSSSVPQKNVFFSVNVGQAVTLECSSENQNSRRIFWYKQSLGKNPELISSFYVYDTEVTFYGEFKNNPRFILDMENQNHHLQIFNLQFSDSATYNCVSHGSYTLTFLKSYTIHVKDASFYLRESVDLLSMQEAAWTRDSVTLNCTVHTGSCDGEHRVYWFKDSEDSHPGLIYTDGGRNDQCERNNNTKTHSCFYELPIENLNDSHVRIYCAVVSCGHILFGKMDLKGEL